The DNA region GCTCGGCAAGTGGTGCGATTCGTTTGCCGCCATCGGACCCTACCTGGTGACCAAGGACGAAGCCGGCGACCCGAGCACGCTCGAAATGGCGCTCACCGTCAACGGCGAGCTTCGCCAGCATTCCGACGCAGGCGAGATGATCTTCTCGATTCCCGAAGCCGTGGCGTTCCTGTCGCGTTTCGTCACCCTGCGTCCCGGCGATCTCATCTGCATGGGAACCCCGGGAGGCGTCGGCGCAGCCACCGAGACCTATCTCAAGTCCGGCGATGTCGTCGTCGCAAAGATCGACAAACTCGGCACACTGGAGAATAGAGTTCAGTAGTCAGTAGTCAGTAGTCAGTAGTCAGTAGTCAGTAGCCAGTTGTCGGTTGTCGATGGCTGGTTCTGGTGTGTACCATGAAAATGAGACACCGATCTGAACGCAATCGACCTGACGCGAAAGGACATGTCGATGGCCAGGATATGTCGCCGGTATTCGCCAGAGTTCAAGCAGGAGGCGCTTGCCTTGGTGGCGCTGGACCATTCCGTCACCGCGGTGGCCCGGGAGTTGGGGATCCCGGGCCAGACGCTCTCGATGTGGGTCAATGCCGAACGCAAACAAACCGCCGCGGCGGAGCTGGCGGCTGCCGGTCCGGTCGATCCGGCGGTCCATCGGGCGGCGCTGCAACGGATTGCCGAACTGGAGCGCGAGAACGAGTTCCTGGGAAAAGTATCGGCCTTCTTCGCCAGCAAAACCCGACCGTAACGGCGTGGTATGCCCTGGTGGCGAAGGAGGCGTCTGCCTATCCGGTGACGATGATGTGTCGGGTCTTGGGACTATCGCGGGCCAGTTATTACCGCTGGACAACGCGATCCACCTCGCCCCCATCCCTGCGCAGCCAGCGGCATGCCGCGTTGACCCAGGCGATCGTGACCAAGTTTGCTGAAAGC from Thermomicrobiales bacterium includes:
- a CDS encoding transposase → MARICRRYSPEFKQEALALVALDHSVTAVARELGIPGQTLSMWVNAERKQTAAAELAAAGPVDPAVHRAALQRIAELERENEFLGKVSAFFASKTRP